Part of the Streptomyces sp. f51 genome is shown below.
CGGCGGGCACCCTCGATGACCGCACGCACCTCCTTGACGCCCGCGGTGATCGCGGAGAGTTCCACGAAGCGCTTGTCGGTGGCCTTGGAGACGACGTACGCGAGGGTCGTCTTGCCGGTGCCCGGCGGTCCCCAGAGGATCACCGAGGACGGTCCGGCCGGGCCTCCGCTTCCCTCGGCCACGAGTCTGCGCAGGGGAGAGCCCGGCTTCAGCAGATGCTGCTGCCCCACGACCTCGTCGAGGGTGCGCGGGCGCATCCGTACGGCCAGGGGGCTGCCGGACGGGTCCTTCTCCTGGCGTTCTTCCGCGGCGGCGGTGAACAGGTCGGGCTCCACGCTCGAAACCCTATGTCACGCCACCGACAATCCCTCCCGGGCCGTGGACCGCGGTCGCGGTCCCGCCCGCGGTCATGGCCGCTGTCGTGCTCGCGCGGAGCCCGTCAGCTGGTCCAGAAGTCCCACCAGCGGGTCAGGATCAGCATGCCGATGATGCCGATGTGCAGGGTCGGCAGGACCCAGGTGAACTCGCCGAAGAAGCTCCTCGTCCAGCGCGGGGCGGGCAGGAAGCCGGCCCGGACGTTGAAGGAGGTCACATACCAGAACATGGTGATCGTGGCGACCCAGGCGAGGCTGCACCACAGGCACAGCGAGTTGATCCGGTACAGCGACTGGAACTGGAGCCAGGTGCAGAACGCGACCCCGAAGAGCGTGCCCGCGTTGAAGGTCAGCCAGTACCAGCGCGGGAAGGTGGCCCGCGCGAGCAGGCTCACACCGACGCAGATCACGATGCCGTAGGCGACCAGGCCCATCATCGGGTTCGGGAAGCCGAAGGCCGAGGCCTGGGCGCTCTTCATGATGTTGCCGCAGGAGACCACCGGGTTCAGGCTGCACCCCGGGACGAAGTTCGGGTTCTCCAGCAGCTTGAACTTGTCGATCGTGATGACCCACGCGGCAAGGAGACCGGCCGCCCCCGTGATCACCAGCAGCACGGCGAGAGCGCGGCCGGCGCCGACGGTCCGCGCGACGGCGGCGGGGCGTTCCTGATCGGTCGGGACGTCCTTGACTGTCGTCTTGTTCATCACGCCGTTTCCGTAGCTTCGAAGGGGCCTGCGGGCAGGCTCATTGTGCCGTACCCGCCCGGCCTCCCACCGTTCGGTGGACATAAGAAGGTACGCACGGAGGCCCCGGAACGCTCGGTTCGGGGAGAGGCTCGTGCGCATGACGACACAAGCGGATCAACTCGCGGTGGACGTACGGGGACTGCGCAAGCAGTACGGGGACGTGACCGCGGTCGACGGTATCGATCTGGGCATCAGGCGGGGCGAGGTGTTCGGCCTGCTCGGGCCGAACGGCGCGGGCAAGAGCACCACCGTGGAGATCCTCCAGGGCAATCGCCGGCGGGACGCGGGCGAGGTCTCGGTCCTCGGCTCGGACCCGGCGACGGGCACGCGCGCGTGGCGCGCGCGGGTGGGAATCGTCTGGCAGGACGAATCCGCGCCCGCCGAGTTGACGGTGGGCGAGACGGTGAGGCATTTCTCCCGTTATTACCCGAATCCCCGCGACCCGGGGGAAGTCATCGGCCTGGTCGGCCTCGAGGAGAAGGAGGGCAGCAGGATCAAGTCGCTCTCGGGCGGCCAGCGCCGGCGGCTCGACGTGGCGCTCGGAGTGATCGGCGGACCCGAGCTGCTGCTCCTGGACGAGCCGACCACGGGCTTCGACCCGGCGGCACGACGGCAGTTCTGGGAGCTGATCCGCAAGCTGGCCGACGAGGGCACGACCATCCTCCTGACCACGCACTACCTGGAGGAGGCCGAGGCCCTCGCGGACCGGCTCGCGGTCGTCGCGCGGGGCCGGGTCGTGGCCGAGGGCGAACCCGCCGCGCTGCGCGAACGGTTCGGCACCGAGGCCACGGTGGAGTGGACGGAGGCGGACGGCAGCCCGCGCGGCGAACGCACGGACACCCCCACCAGAACGGTGGCCGAACTCATCCGCCGCTTCGACGGGGAGATCCCGGGACTGCGGGTGAGCCGCCCCACCCTGGAGGACGTCTATCTGCGACTGACCGGCCAGGAGGACGCGCGATGACCACGACCGGTGTACGCCAGGAGACGGGCAACGCCTCCGGACGGCTCCCCGGCGCCTGGGGCCTCGGACTGGGCCGCGGCGGCCTGGAGATCAGGCAGTTCTTCCGACAGCGCGACCAGGTGGTGTTCACGTTCGCCTTCCCGGTCGTCTTCCTGTTCCTGTTCGCGTCGATCTTCAGCAACGACGTGAAGGGCGCGGGCATCACCGCCTCGCAGCTGTACGTCCCGGCGATGATGGCCGCGGGCATCATGTCGACCAGCTTCCAGTCCCTCGGCATCTCGATCGCGATCGAACGGGACGAGAAGGTGCTGCGCCGGCTGCGCGGCACTCCGATGCCACCGGCCGCGTACTTCTTCGGCAAGATATGGCTGGTCCTGGTGACCGGCGCCCTGGAGACGGCGATCCTGCTCACCGCGGGCACCACGCTCTACGGCGTCGACCTGCCCTCGGACCCCGCCAGGTGGGCCGACTTCGGATGGATCTTCGTCCTCGGGCTCACGGCCTGCGCCCTGCTCGGCATCGCGGTCAGCTCGGTCCCGAAGTCCGGCAAGAGCGCCACCTCGGTGGTCGTCCTGCCCTTCCTCGTCCTTCAGTTCATCTCCGGGGTGTACATCTCCGTCGACACCATCCCGGACTGGATGCTCAACATCGGCGCGCTGTTCCCGCTCAAGTGGATGTGCCAGGGGCTGCGCGGGGTGTTCCTGCCCGACTCCGCGAAGGTCCTGGAGCAGACGGGCGACTGGGAGTTCGGGCGGGTCGCGCTGGTGCTCGGGGCGTGGTGCCTCGGAGGGCTGCTGCTGTGCCTGCTGACGTTCCGGTGGAAGAACCGGCGCGACGGCTGACCACTCCGGCCGGGCGCCCGCTCCGGTACCGGACGGCCGCGGCGCCCCCTCCGGTACCGGACAGGTCCACCGCGCGCCGTCACGGTGCCGGACCAGGACAGGTCCGGCGCCGGACGGGGCCCGCCCCGGTGGGAGTCGGCCACCGGGACGGGGTCGAGCGCGTCAGCCCAGGCGCGAGCGCAGTTCGGCCACGATCTCGCCGGTCGCGACCGCCGCCTGCTCCCCGGACTCCATGTCCTTGAGCTGCACGACGCCCTCGGCGAGATCACGCTCACCGGCGACGACCGTGAAGCGGGCCCCGCTGCGGTTCGCGTTCTTCATCGCGCCCTTGAGGCCCTTGGCGCCGTACGAGAAGTCGGCGGCGACACCGGCCCTGCGCAGCTCGGTGACCACACCGAACAGCAGCCGGCGGGCCTCCTCGCCCAGCGGCACCGCGAACACGCTGGTGGCCGCGGGGAGTTCGAGCTCCACGCCCTCCGCCTCCAGCGCGAGCACCGTACGGTCGACGCCCAGCGCCCAGCCGACGGACGGCAGCGCGGGGCCGCCGATCATCTCGGACAGCCCGTCGTAACGGCCGCCGCCGCCCACCGCGGACTGCGAGCCGAGCCCGTCGTGCACGAACTCGAAGGTCGTGCGCGTGTAGTAGTCCAGACCGCGCACCAGCTTGGGGTCGTCCTCGAAGGAGACGCCCGCCGCCGTGATCAGGTCGCGGACCTCCTCGTGGTACGCCTTGCACGCGTCGCAGAGGTAGTCGCGCAGCAACGGCGCCCCGCCCAGCTGCTTCTGGACGTCCTCGCGCTTGTCGTCGAGCACGCGCAGTGGGTTGATCTCCGCGCGGCGCAGCGTCTCCTCGTCGAGGTCCAGGCCGCGCAGGAAGTCCTGGAGCGCGGCCCGGTAGACGGGACGGCACTCTTTGTCGCCCAGGCTGTTCAGCAGGATGCGGAAGTTCCGCAGGCCGAGCGAGCGGTACGCCTGGTCGGCCAGGATGATCAGCTCGGCGTCGAGCGCCGGGTCCTCGGCTCCGATCGCCTCGGCGCCCACCTGGGAGAAGTGGCGGTAACGGCCCTTCTGGGGGCGCTCGTAGCGGTAGTACGAGCCCGAGTACCAGAGCTTGACGGGGAGGTTGCCCGCCTTGTGCAGGTTGGCCTCGAGCGCCGCGCGCAGGACGGAGGCGGTTCCCTCGGGGCGCAGGGCGAGCCTGTCGCCGCCCTTGGTCTCGAAGGCGTACATCTCCTTGGTCACGATGTCGGTGGACTCGCCGACCCCGCGCGCGAACAGCTCGACGTTCTCGAAGCCGGGTGTCTCGATGTAGCCGTAGCCGGAGTTGCGCAGCGGGGCCGCGATGGCCTCGCGGACCGCGAGGTACTTGGCGCTGTCCGGCGGGATGAGGTCGTACGTGCCCTTGGGGGCCCTGAAGGTGCTCACGGAAGTCTTGTCACATTCCTCGTCGAGGAGCGGAGGTCGGGTCCGCTCCCAGCCCGGCGGCCACCTGCCGAAGGTACGGGTTGGTGGCGCGCTCCTGGCCGATGGTCGTCTGGGGGCCGTGGCCGGACAGCACCACGGTCGAGTCGTCGAGCGGCAGGCACACACGGCCCAGCGAGTCGAGCATCTCGTCCATGTCGCCGCCCGGCAGATCGGTGCGTCCGATGGAGCCGGCGAACAGCAGATCCCCGGAGAAGAAGACGGACGGGACGTCCGCGTTCTCGGGCATCCGGAACGTCACCGACCCCTTCGTATGGCCCGGGGCGTGCGCGACGGAGAGGTCGAGGCCCGCCAGCTTCAGTTCCGCGCCGTCGGTCAGGGTCCGCACGTCGTCGGGCTCCCCCACGGTCAGCTCGCCCATCAGCGGCATTCCGATGGACCGGCCGAGCGCCTTCTCGGGGTCGCTCATCATGTAGCGGTCCGCCGGGTGGATCCAGGCCGGCACGTCGTTGGCTCCGCACACCGGGACGACCGAGGCGACATGGTCGATGTGGCCATGGGTCAGGATGACCGCGACGGGCTTGAGCCGATGCTTCTTGAGCGCGTCCTCGACTCCCTGAGCGGCCTGATGGCCCGGGTCGATGATGACGCACTCCTCACCCGCGGCGGGGGCGACCAGGTAACAGTTGGTCCCCCAGGCCCCGGCGGGGAACCCGGCAATGAGCACGATCGTCCTTCGTGGTGGCGTACGCGCTGGTGTCGTACGGGCGGTTGGCTGTGGATCAGAGCCTACCGGCGCTGCCGATTCCTCAGCGAACCCATATACGGTACGGGGCACACGCAGGCGGTCGGCTCACGCGACCCCCGCGTCCCACTCGCCGTACGAGACGCACGAGGAGAAACCCGGTGGTCAGCCAGGAACAGCGGCGGCGTCAGCTCGCCCGGGAGAAGTTCTTGCGACAGCAGCAGCGCCGCACATCCGCTCGACGAAGGACCCAAACCCGCAACGCGGTGATCGCGGCGGTCGTCGGCGTGCTCGTCGCGGGCGGTGCGACGGCTTACGCGACCGGGCTCTTCAAGAGCGACGACAAGAAGTCCAACGCGGGCGCCGAGGTGACGCCCAGCGCGACGCCGAGCGCGGCGCCGACGAGCAAAGCTCCCGATCCGTGCGAGAAGCCCGCGCCGGGTACGGTGAAGTCGCTCACGTGGAAGAAGGAGCCGGCCCTCACCATCGACAAGTCGGCCGCCTACACCATGAAGATGGCGACGACCTGCGGTGACATCGACATCGCCCTGAAGGCGTCGGCCGCCCCGCACACGGTGAACTCGTTCGACTTCCTCGCCGGCAAGGGTTTCTTCGACCACACCAAGTGCCACCGGCTCACCACCAAGGGCATCTACGTCCTCCAGTGCGGCGACCCGACGGCCCAGGGCAGCGGCGGTCCGGGCTACACCATCCCGGACGAGAACCTGAAGGACGCGTCGCTCAAGAACAACACGTACCCGGCGGGCACGATCGCCATGGCCAACACCGGCCAGAAGCACACCGGCGGCAGCCAGTTCTTCCTGGTGTTCGCGGACAGTCAGCTTCCGCCCAGCTACACACCGTTCGGAACTATTTCCAAGTCCGGTCTGACGGTCCTCAAGAAGATCGCGGCCGCCGGTGAGAGCACGGGTCAGGGCGACGGCGCGCCGAACGCGACTGTCGTGATCAACAAGCTGACCGTGACGAAATCCTGACCGTCAGCTGCTGAATTTCGGTCGCGCGGGATGCGGACAGCCGCCCCGCCGGTCGCCTATGTTGGCCGTGACGAAACTGTGGACGATGCCAGGGGGCGCTGAAGCCCCCCGCAGGCATCATGTGGAGGAGGCGCTGTGAGCAGCGACCCGTGGGGCCGCGTCGACGAGACGGGGACCGTGTACGTGCGTACGGCCGACGGCGAGCAGGTCGTCGGATCCTGGCAGGCCGGCACGCCTGATGAGGCGTTGGCCTACTTCGAGCGCAAGTACGAAGGCCTGGTTGTCGAGATCGGCCTCCTCGAAAAGCGAGTGAAGACCACCGACCTGTCGGCGAAGGACGCCCAGACCGCCATCGATCACATCCGCGATCAGGTGGTCGCCCACCACGCGGTCGGTGATCTGGACGCGTTGAAGGTGCGGCTGGACAAGCTCGTGGAGACCGTCGACGCGCGCCGCGAGGAACGCAAGGTCCAGCGGGCCAAGCAGTCCGACGAGGCACGGCACGCCAAGGAGGCGCTGGTCGTCGAGGCCGAGGAGCTGGCGCAGAGCGACCAGTGGCGGGCGGCCGGCGAGCGGCTGCGCGCGCTGGTGGACACGTGGAAGGGGCTGCCGCGACTCGACCGCAAGTCGGACGACGAGCTGTGGCACCGCTTCTCGCATGCCCGCTCGGCGTTCTCCAAGCGGCGCAAGGCGCACTTCGCCTCGCTGGACGCGCAGCGCGAGGAGGCCCGCAAGACCAAGGAGAAGCTGGTCGCCGAGGCCGAGGCGCTGTCCGGCTCCTCGGACTGGGGTCCGACGGCGGCCCGCTACCGCGAGCTGATGGCGGACTGGAAGGCCGCGGGCCGCGCCCAGCGCGAGCACGAGGACGA
Proteins encoded:
- a CDS encoding vitamin K epoxide reductase family protein; the encoded protein is MNKTTVKDVPTDQERPAAVARTVGAGRALAVLLVITGAAGLLAAWVITIDKFKLLENPNFVPGCSLNPVVSCGNIMKSAQASAFGFPNPMMGLVAYGIVICVGVSLLARATFPRWYWLTFNAGTLFGVAFCTWLQFQSLYRINSLCLWCSLAWVATITMFWYVTSFNVRAGFLPAPRWTRSFFGEFTWVLPTLHIGIIGMLILTRWWDFWTS
- a CDS encoding MBL fold metallo-hydrolase — its product is MLIAGFPAGAWGTNCYLVAPAAGEECVIIDPGHQAAQGVEDALKKHRLKPVAVILTHGHIDHVASVVPVCGANDVPAWIHPADRYMMSDPEKALGRSIGMPLMGELTVGEPDDVRTLTDGAELKLAGLDLSVAHAPGHTKGSVTFRMPENADVPSVFFSGDLLFAGSIGRTDLPGGDMDEMLDSLGRVCLPLDDSTVVLSGHGPQTTIGQERATNPYLRQVAAGLGADPTSAPRRGM
- a CDS encoding peptidylprolyl isomerase, translating into MVSQEQRRRQLAREKFLRQQQRRTSARRRTQTRNAVIAAVVGVLVAGGATAYATGLFKSDDKKSNAGAEVTPSATPSAAPTSKAPDPCEKPAPGTVKSLTWKKEPALTIDKSAAYTMKMATTCGDIDIALKASAAPHTVNSFDFLAGKGFFDHTKCHRLTTKGIYVLQCGDPTAQGSGGPGYTIPDENLKDASLKNNTYPAGTIAMANTGQKHTGGSQFFLVFADSQLPPSYTPFGTISKSGLTVLKKIAAAGESTGQGDGAPNATVVINKLTVTKS
- a CDS encoding DUF349 domain-containing protein encodes the protein MSSDPWGRVDETGTVYVRTADGEQVVGSWQAGTPDEALAYFERKYEGLVVEIGLLEKRVKTTDLSAKDAQTAIDHIRDQVVAHHAVGDLDALKVRLDKLVETVDARREERKVQRAKQSDEARHAKEALVVEAEELAQSDQWRAAGERLRALVDTWKGLPRLDRKSDDELWHRFSHARSAFSKRRKAHFASLDAQREEARKTKEKLVAEAEALSGSSDWGPTAARYRELMADWKAAGRAQREHEDDLWNRFRGAQDVFFAARSGVFAERDAEQTENLKLKEELAEEAEKLVPVGDLKAARAAFRSINERWEAIGHVPRDARPKVEGRMHAVERALQESEETEWRRTNPEARARAEGLTGQLQAAVDKLKGQIEAARSAGNTSKADKLQKELDGRQALLDQALKGLQEFGG
- a CDS encoding ABC transporter permease; the protein is MTTTGVRQETGNASGRLPGAWGLGLGRGGLEIRQFFRQRDQVVFTFAFPVVFLFLFASIFSNDVKGAGITASQLYVPAMMAAGIMSTSFQSLGISIAIERDEKVLRRLRGTPMPPAAYFFGKIWLVLVTGALETAILLTAGTTLYGVDLPSDPARWADFGWIFVLGLTACALLGIAVSSVPKSGKSATSVVVLPFLVLQFISGVYISVDTIPDWMLNIGALFPLKWMCQGLRGVFLPDSAKVLEQTGDWEFGRVALVLGAWCLGGLLLCLLTFRWKNRRDG
- the hisS gene encoding histidine--tRNA ligase, translated to MSTFRAPKGTYDLIPPDSAKYLAVREAIAAPLRNSGYGYIETPGFENVELFARGVGESTDIVTKEMYAFETKGGDRLALRPEGTASVLRAALEANLHKAGNLPVKLWYSGSYYRYERPQKGRYRHFSQVGAEAIGAEDPALDAELIILADQAYRSLGLRNFRILLNSLGDKECRPVYRAALQDFLRGLDLDEETLRRAEINPLRVLDDKREDVQKQLGGAPLLRDYLCDACKAYHEEVRDLITAAGVSFEDDPKLVRGLDYYTRTTFEFVHDGLGSQSAVGGGGRYDGLSEMIGGPALPSVGWALGVDRTVLALEAEGVELELPAATSVFAVPLGEEARRLLFGVVTELRRAGVAADFSYGAKGLKGAMKNANRSGARFTVVAGERDLAEGVVQLKDMESGEQAAVATGEIVAELRSRLG
- a CDS encoding ABC transporter ATP-binding protein — protein: MTTQADQLAVDVRGLRKQYGDVTAVDGIDLGIRRGEVFGLLGPNGAGKSTTVEILQGNRRRDAGEVSVLGSDPATGTRAWRARVGIVWQDESAPAELTVGETVRHFSRYYPNPRDPGEVIGLVGLEEKEGSRIKSLSGGQRRRLDVALGVIGGPELLLLDEPTTGFDPAARRQFWELIRKLADEGTTILLTTHYLEEAEALADRLAVVARGRVVAEGEPAALRERFGTEATVEWTEADGSPRGERTDTPTRTVAELIRRFDGEIPGLRVSRPTLEDVYLRLTGQEDAR